The following is a genomic window from Triticum urartu cultivar G1812 unplaced genomic scaffold, Tu2.1 TuUngrouped_contig_8987, whole genome shotgun sequence.
CCTCTTCGACCCAAAAGGTATGTTGGATATCGAAAGTTTGTCGATATCACTGTGCTCTACCTTCAAGCCCTCAAGGGTATCATTTGTCCAATTAACAGGAACAAGAACAAGAAATGCTAGAATTGTGATTGGAACAAATATTTTAAGCCTGCAAAGGTTTAAATGTTTTCAGTATAAGTAGCAATTCAAGCAAAAAAAAACATGGAGTTGGACACCAATCAGTGGATAAAACAGAACCATTCATTGGTTCAACATTGTTAATACTTATGCTGCACTCTGTATATAGAGAACAAGACAAAATAGAGAAGGTTTAGAATCAATACAACGAAATAAACATTCTCAACAAAACTGGAACCAATAATAAGTAGGTAAAAATAAAAATGAATAGTTGAACACAAAGATTAACTCACTGAAGCAAGTGGATGTTTTCAACACTGGAAGCTAGATGTGTTATAGATAAATACTACAGCAAATGCAAACCTAAAGGACAACCAGAAGAAACGAAATCAAACATATAAAAAACTCTAATACTGAACTGATCTCTATAGCTATCAGCAACATTCGCAGCTCCAGTTCATTTCCCTTGCATTTTATGTAGAGTGTGTTGAACGCTTGACTTGCGCTATGCAATCCATCAAGCATCCGAACAAAACACTGTCCATGTACAAATATAACCAGCTATAGGCATGCTAAAAAATGGCACGCAGTCAAGCTTATCTGATGTACAAGTGGGCAGATGAAAAATGATATGGCAACATTAAAAAATGTCCATGATAAAAATGAAATGCAAGTTACATACCCTGTCAAGTAGATCCGCAGATAGACAGCTGAATCAAGCCCTGCATGGCTAATCAACTCATCCTCTGGCATTTGGAGAGCAGCAGGCATCCAACTTAAGAACTTCAAGTATGATCGCATGTCCAAATTTACAAACTTCCGTACAAATGCACCCCCATGGCTTGGGCTTTGTCTTGAACCTTTCAGATACCACTTCGGGAAGTAAACCCTGTCATTGATGGGCTGTAGCCGTAGGAAAGCAAATGCTAGCAGGAATATGACGGCACTCAGTATGTTGATAGCTGCAGAAACACCTATATCTTCAATCGTAGCCATAGTTGTTGTTCATATAACTTCTGGGAATTCCTACAGATGTTACTGTAAGATGTAAGGAAGAAAGCAAGCACATAATGTTGAGACAGTTTGATGTCATGAGAACAAACTTGTAAACTAAACCAAATATAAGAACCAGTGAAGTGAACGAATGGCAATAAAAACGAAAGTTTATGATATAGAAGCACTTAATAAAAGAGGTTACTCAATATCATCACAAAATAATACTACAAGTTTCACATGGTTCAGTTTGGTTCTGAAACTCGATTCATATGAAACAGCAAGTTACGTGAAGGCTTGTTTGTTACAACATTCATATAGCACCAAAACTAATGTCCTACTTGAATCCAACATCGCTAATGTCTGGTCCAATATTGACCTTTTTAACACAAAGAAGTGAAAGTGATTACTCGATGTAAACATGTAAACACCACGAAATAATATTACAAGTTTCACATGCTAGACTAAGTTGAGTTCGGTAAGCTCGATTCACATATGAAACAACGAGAAGAAGAATGCTTTGTTCGCAACAATACTCTACTATTTTGTAGCACCAAATAATGCTGTCTTAACACACGGAAAGTATATATGTGATTCCCAGATAAATGTTTTGCTTGAATCCAATATCACTAATGTCTGGTTTAAAATGGGCCTTCAGCCCAAATATGTGAAAGGAAAAACGGTGATCAGAAGTAACAGGATCGGTTAATATTTATTGTGAAGATGGCCTAAGAAAGAAAGTTGGCATGAGAGAAACCATGGGATATGGAGACCACCCATATCTGACAGCTACAGAAATGAAGCTGAAATCATATAATTCCAATTGGACAGCTACAGGAACCAAAGCTCCCTGAGATTTTGATTCCAGTGCAGGCAAACCAAACATCTATTCCCATCAACTCTCAATCAGCTATGAGATGCTTCACGACACAAAATACTAGTagtccctcctttccggtttataggtcCTGCCTGAGCGTATCACTAGGTCGTCATTTTACTAATGTAATAATACTATAAATTATAGTATATCAGAAAAGTTATACCATCAGAAAATAGAACCTTTGGAATTTGGAACGGTATAAATTTTGTAATATATATTCCGTATTATGTTGAA
Proteins encoded in this region:
- the LOC125532079 gene encoding CSC1-like protein At1g11960 is translated as MATIEDIGVSAAINILSAVIFLLAFAFLRLQPINDRVYFPKWYLKGSRQSPSHGGAFVRKFVNLDMRSYLKFLSWMPAALQMPEDELISHAGLDSAVYLRIYLTGLKIFVPITILAFLVLVPVNWTNDTLEGLKVEHSDIDKLSISNIPFGSKRFIAHLTMAYVFTFWTCYVLLREYEIVATMRLRFLASEKRRPDQFTV